One segment of Micromonospora parathelypteridis DNA contains the following:
- the cydD gene encoding thiol reductant ABC exporter subunit CydD: MNRRPFDPRLLRRVPAARRDLAVLALLGVLAAGLIVAQATALAAVLATAIDGRLDRPALAGFVVAVAARSALVWAQGTVSARVAATVKATLRADLLGAVGRHGPGWVAGQRAGQLATLAGRGLDALDAYFTGYLPQLVLSVTVPLAVLARVVFADWSSAVIIALTLPLIPVFGALLGWQAQAATERQWRRLALLGGHFLDMVAGLPTLRAFGRARAQTDVVRRMADGHRVATMKTLRIAFLSALVLELVATLSVALVAVPVGIRLLGGGLALQTALLVLLLTPEAYLPLRSAGSRFHASMEGLAALDEALTISAAPPAPRAAEGAAIPDARREIRFEGVTVAYERTTALRDVTLTIRPGERIAIIGPSGAGKSTLLGLLLGFVTPTSGRITVDGIDLATADPDAWRRQLAWVPQRAHLFAASLADNIRLGAPDTRPDALAAAVHDAALDDVVVGLPDGLDTVLGERGHGLSSGQRQRVALARAFLRAAPVVLLDEPTARLDTAAEAVVLDATRRLVAGRTALLVAHRPALLADADRILRVEDGRVTELTPEPTGKAPR; encoded by the coding sequence GTGAACCGCCGTCCGTTCGACCCGCGTCTGCTGCGCCGGGTCCCCGCGGCCCGGCGCGATCTTGCCGTGCTCGCGCTGCTGGGCGTGCTCGCCGCCGGGTTGATCGTGGCGCAGGCCACCGCGCTCGCGGCGGTGCTGGCCACCGCCATCGACGGCCGACTGGACCGACCGGCGCTGGCCGGCTTCGTGGTCGCCGTCGCCGCCCGCTCCGCGCTGGTCTGGGCACAGGGCACCGTCTCGGCGCGGGTCGCCGCCACGGTCAAGGCCACGCTGCGGGCCGACCTGCTCGGCGCGGTGGGCCGACACGGCCCCGGCTGGGTGGCCGGGCAGCGAGCCGGTCAGCTCGCCACTCTGGCCGGGCGCGGGTTGGATGCGCTGGACGCGTACTTCACCGGATACCTCCCACAGCTGGTGCTCAGTGTGACGGTGCCGCTGGCGGTGCTGGCCCGGGTCGTCTTCGCCGACTGGAGCTCGGCGGTGATCATCGCGCTGACCCTGCCGCTGATCCCGGTCTTCGGGGCGCTGCTCGGCTGGCAGGCGCAGGCCGCCACCGAACGGCAGTGGCGGCGGCTCGCACTGCTCGGCGGCCACTTCCTGGACATGGTCGCCGGGCTGCCCACGCTGCGCGCGTTTGGGCGGGCCCGGGCGCAGACCGACGTGGTGCGCCGGATGGCCGACGGGCACCGGGTCGCCACCATGAAGACGCTGCGGATCGCGTTCCTCTCCGCGTTGGTGCTGGAGCTGGTCGCCACCCTCTCGGTGGCGCTGGTCGCGGTGCCGGTCGGTATCCGGTTGCTCGGCGGCGGGCTGGCCCTGCAGACCGCGCTGCTGGTGCTGCTACTCACCCCGGAGGCGTACCTGCCGCTGCGGTCCGCTGGCAGCCGCTTCCACGCCAGCATGGAGGGGCTCGCCGCGCTGGACGAGGCGCTGACCATCTCGGCCGCGCCACCGGCACCCCGGGCCGCCGAGGGCGCCGCCATCCCGGACGCGCGGCGCGAGATCCGGTTCGAGGGGGTGACCGTCGCGTACGAGCGGACCACCGCGCTGCGCGACGTGACCCTGACCATCCGGCCCGGCGAACGGATCGCCATCATCGGGCCCAGCGGCGCCGGCAAGAGCACCCTGCTCGGCCTGCTGCTCGGCTTCGTGACGCCGACCAGCGGGCGGATCACCGTGGATGGGATCGACCTCGCCACCGCCGACCCGGACGCCTGGCGCCGACAGCTCGCCTGGGTGCCGCAGCGGGCCCACCTCTTCGCCGCCTCGCTGGCCGACAACATCCGGCTCGGCGCACCGGACACCCGGCCCGACGCACTTGCCGCCGCGGTGCACGATGCCGCCCTGGACGACGTGGTGGTCGGCCTGCCGGACGGCCTGGACACCGTGCTCGGCGAACGCGGCCACGGGCTGTCCAGCGGGCAGCGGCAGCGGGTGGCGCTGGCTCGGGCATTCCTGCGGGCCGCACCGGTGGTGCTGCTCGACGAACCCACCGCCCGACTGGACACCGCCGCCGAGGCGGTGGTGCTCGACGCCACCCGCCGTCTGGTCGCCGGGCGGACCGCGCTGCTGGTCGCGCACCGACCGGCGTTGCTCGCCGACGCCGACCGGATCCTGCGCGTCGAGGACGGTCGGGTCACCGAACTGACGCCCGAGCCGACCGGAAAGGCGCCCCGATGA
- the cydC gene encoding thiol reductant ABC exporter subunit CydC, producing the protein MSTAHRPGPAGRASAERTVLRLARPYLGRLVGAGLLAAATEFAGLALMATATWLLMSAAGQPPLDRLTVAIVAVRALAISRGVLRYSERLAGHDAVLRMITDIRARVFATLAARRSAPHRSGDVLSRLVSDVEAVQDLLLRVLVPGSAAALVGVLAVGVAALISLPAAGALAVGLLVAGVALPALATAVTRRSAAEVAPLRGALATDAIDLTHGAADLAAFGATDAALRSAEQRARRLARLERRLAATGFAVDAAGVLTAGLTAAAVVLAALAADVPGVLVGVLAVGALAAVEVTLALVAAARQLTQLRPGLARVAALLDDGTPTPQPKDGVTDLAGPHDLRFADVTVRYRAGSAPALDGVSLDLPAGRRIAVVGPSGAGKSTLAAVLTGTVRPVSGRVTLDGQDLSAYAEEALPHAVGGLLAEAYVFHATVRENLLLGRAGAGEDELTAATSAAGLLEWVRAQPAGWDTLVGEEGGQLSGGQRQRLALARALLAAPPVLVLDEPTEGLDPTAADAVLASALAATPADHSVLLISHRLSGLAELDEIVVLDAGRVIQRGRHAELVAADGWYRDQWLLQAAAERGYLALTP; encoded by the coding sequence ATGAGCACGGCACACCGGCCAGGTCCGGCCGGGCGGGCCAGCGCCGAACGGACCGTGCTGCGGCTGGCCCGCCCGTACCTGGGCCGGCTGGTCGGTGCCGGGCTGCTCGCGGCCGCCACCGAGTTCGCCGGGCTGGCCCTGATGGCCACCGCCACCTGGCTGTTGATGAGCGCCGCCGGCCAGCCTCCACTGGACCGGCTCACCGTGGCGATCGTCGCGGTCCGGGCGCTGGCGATCAGCCGGGGCGTGTTGCGCTACTCCGAGCGGCTCGCCGGGCACGACGCGGTGCTCCGCATGATCACCGACATCCGGGCCCGGGTCTTCGCCACCCTCGCGGCCCGGCGCAGCGCCCCGCACCGCTCCGGGGACGTGCTGAGCCGGCTGGTCTCCGACGTCGAGGCGGTCCAGGACCTGCTGCTGCGGGTGCTGGTCCCGGGCTCGGCGGCGGCCCTGGTCGGCGTGCTGGCGGTCGGCGTGGCCGCGCTGATCTCGCTGCCGGCCGCCGGAGCGCTAGCCGTCGGGCTACTGGTCGCCGGTGTGGCGCTGCCCGCACTGGCCACCGCGGTCACCCGCCGCAGCGCGGCCGAGGTGGCCCCGCTGCGCGGCGCACTGGCCACCGACGCGATCGACCTCACCCACGGCGCTGCCGACCTGGCCGCGTTCGGCGCCACCGACGCCGCGCTGCGCTCCGCCGAGCAACGCGCCCGCCGGCTGGCCCGACTGGAACGTCGGCTGGCCGCCACCGGGTTCGCGGTGGACGCGGCCGGCGTGCTGACCGCCGGGTTGACCGCCGCGGCGGTGGTGTTGGCCGCGTTGGCCGCCGACGTGCCGGGGGTGCTGGTGGGCGTCCTGGCCGTCGGAGCCCTGGCGGCGGTCGAGGTGACACTGGCGCTGGTCGCGGCGGCCCGGCAGTTGACGCAACTGCGGCCCGGTCTGGCCCGGGTGGCCGCCCTGCTCGACGACGGCACGCCGACTCCGCAGCCCAAGGACGGTGTGACCGACCTGGCCGGCCCGCACGACCTGCGCTTCGCCGACGTGACCGTGCGGTACCGGGCCGGCTCGGCGCCCGCCCTGGACGGCGTCAGCCTGGACCTGCCGGCCGGGCGGAGGATCGCGGTCGTCGGCCCGAGCGGCGCCGGCAAGAGCACCCTGGCCGCCGTGCTGACCGGCACCGTTCGGCCCGTCTCCGGCCGGGTCACCCTGGACGGTCAGGACCTCTCGGCGTACGCCGAGGAGGCGCTGCCCCACGCGGTCGGCGGCCTACTGGCCGAGGCGTACGTCTTCCACGCCACCGTCCGGGAGAACCTGCTGCTCGGGCGGGCCGGGGCCGGCGAGGACGAGCTGACCGCCGCCACCTCCGCCGCCGGTCTGCTGGAGTGGGTACGCGCCCAGCCGGCGGGCTGGGACACACTGGTCGGCGAGGAGGGCGGGCAACTCTCCGGCGGCCAGCGGCAGCGGCTGGCGCTCGCCCGGGCCCTGCTCGCCGCCCCACCGGTGCTGGTGCTCGACGAGCCCACCGAGGGGCTGGACCCGACCGCCGCGGACGCGGTGCTCGCGTCCGCCCTCGCCGCCACCCCCGCCGACCACTCGGTGCTGTTGATCAGCCACCGGCTCAGCGGGCTGGCAGAGCTGGACGAGATCGTCGTCCTCGACGCCGGCCGGGTGATCCAGCGTGGTCGGCACGCCGAACTGGTCGCCGCCGACGGTTGGTACCGGGACCAGTGGCTGCTGCAGGCCGCCGCCGAACGCGGTTACCTGGCTCTCACCCCCTGA
- a CDS encoding M56 family metallopeptidase → MAYAVHFAATMLACYLTAQVLARSTWTWQSPRVAIICWQAVGLALGLSAMGLPMALGLSTYGLPTGSALLALANDLGHGPLPVGISTFHLAGVGVGFGIGAVLVTTTVRSIHGTVRAQRRHRDLLSLVARDDPAAPGALVLDHPSAAAYCLPGVKPQVVVSAGTLSLLDRAELAAVLSHERAHAHERHDLVLLPFTALCRALPWFGWVRDAHERVALLVEMRADDKARELHADAPLAGALRRFAAAGHRVTPAGALGMGDRDLDVRVQRLLVSDRPPRVLGATALAVATMLVALPVTLFLS, encoded by the coding sequence ATGGCCTATGCCGTGCACTTCGCCGCCACCATGCTGGCCTGCTATCTGACGGCTCAGGTGCTGGCACGCTCCACCTGGACGTGGCAGAGCCCCCGGGTGGCGATCATCTGCTGGCAGGCCGTGGGGTTGGCTCTGGGCCTCTCCGCGATGGGTCTGCCGATGGCGCTCGGGCTGAGCACGTACGGCCTGCCAACCGGGAGCGCGCTGCTCGCCCTGGCCAACGACCTCGGCCATGGCCCCCTGCCGGTCGGGATCAGCACCTTCCACCTGGCCGGAGTCGGGGTGGGCTTCGGCATCGGCGCGGTGCTGGTCACCACGACCGTGCGCAGCATCCACGGCACCGTACGCGCCCAACGTCGGCACCGGGACCTGCTCTCCCTGGTCGCCCGGGACGACCCGGCCGCACCCGGCGCGCTGGTGTTGGATCATCCGAGCGCCGCCGCGTACTGCCTGCCGGGCGTGAAGCCGCAGGTGGTCGTCAGCGCCGGCACGTTGAGTCTGCTGGATCGGGCCGAGTTGGCCGCGGTGCTCAGCCACGAGCGCGCGCACGCCCACGAGCGGCACGACCTGGTGCTGCTGCCGTTCACCGCGCTGTGCCGCGCGTTGCCGTGGTTCGGCTGGGTCCGCGACGCGCACGAGCGGGTCGCCCTGCTGGTCGAGATGCGCGCCGACGACAAGGCCCGTGAGCTGCACGCGGATGCGCCGCTGGCGGGAGCACTGCGCCGGTTCGCCGCCGCTGGTCACCGGGTCACCCCGGCGGGCGCGCTGGGCATGGGCGACCGGGACCTTGACGTACGGGTGCAGCGTCTGCTGGTCAGCGACCGGCCGCCCCGGGTGCTCGGTGCCACCGCCCTCGCGGTCGCCACCATGCTTGTCGCTCTGCCGGTCACCCTCTTCCTGAGCTGA
- a CDS encoding PadR family transcriptional regulator, with product MKAQELHGHLDALLLAVLEQGALHGYAIIESLRARSEGSLDLPTGTIYPALRRLERAGYVASTWSTVNGRERRTYELTDSGRRALAGERAGWHEFQLTVGRFLDPDSPPTTPA from the coding sequence ATGAAGGCCCAGGAGTTGCACGGCCATCTCGACGCTCTGCTGCTCGCCGTGCTCGAACAGGGCGCGCTGCACGGCTACGCCATCATCGAGTCGCTGCGGGCGCGCAGTGAGGGCAGCCTCGATCTGCCCACCGGCACCATCTATCCGGCGCTACGTCGCCTGGAACGCGCCGGGTACGTGGCGAGCACCTGGAGCACGGTCAACGGCCGGGAACGGCGGACGTACGAGCTCACCGACTCCGGCCGGCGGGCGCTGGCCGGGGAGCGCGCCGGTTGGCACGAGTTCCAGCTGACCGTGGGCCGGTTCCTCGATCCCGACAGCCCACCCACCACCCCGGCCTGA
- a CDS encoding aldehyde dehydrogenase family protein, whose product MSERVAVRKTYKLFIGGKFPRSESGRSYLVQSSNVSLASRKDARDAVVAARTAVKGWAGATAYNRGQILYRAAEMLEGRREQFVALGVPGDEVDAAVDRWVWYAGWADKLAQVYGGANPVAGPYFNISAPEPTGVIAVVAPERPALLGLVSVIAPAIVTGNTVVVAASPSEPLAAVTLAEVLATSDLPGGVVNILTGAITETAPALAAHMDVNAIDLTGVIDPALATDLEVKAAENLKRVLRPASADYDWFADPGLGRMTALLETKTVWHPKGV is encoded by the coding sequence ATGTCTGAGCGGGTCGCGGTACGCAAGACGTACAAGCTCTTCATCGGCGGGAAGTTCCCGCGCAGCGAGTCGGGACGGTCGTATCTCGTGCAGTCCTCGAATGTGTCACTGGCCTCCCGCAAGGACGCCCGGGACGCGGTGGTCGCCGCCCGCACAGCCGTCAAGGGCTGGGCCGGCGCGACCGCGTACAACCGGGGTCAGATCCTCTACCGGGCCGCCGAGATGCTGGAGGGCCGCCGCGAGCAGTTCGTCGCCCTGGGTGTGCCCGGCGACGAGGTGGACGCCGCAGTGGACCGCTGGGTCTGGTACGCCGGCTGGGCCGACAAACTCGCCCAGGTGTACGGCGGCGCCAACCCGGTCGCCGGCCCGTACTTCAACATCTCCGCGCCCGAGCCGACCGGCGTGATCGCGGTGGTCGCCCCGGAGCGCCCGGCGCTGCTCGGCCTGGTCAGCGTGATCGCCCCGGCGATCGTCACCGGCAACACGGTGGTGGTGGCGGCGTCGCCCTCGGAGCCACTGGCGGCGGTGACGCTGGCCGAGGTGCTGGCCACCTCCGACCTGCCCGGCGGGGTGGTCAACATCCTCACCGGCGCGATCACCGAAACCGCACCGGCGTTGGCCGCGCACATGGACGTCAACGCCATCGACCTGACCGGGGTGATCGACCCCGCGCTCGCCACCGACCTGGAGGTCAAGGCCGCGGAGAACCTCAAGCGGGTGCTCCGACCGGCCTCGGCCGACTACGACTGGTTCGCCGACCCGGGCCTGGGGCGGATGACCGCTCTGTTGGAGACGAAGACTGTGTGGCACCCGAAGGGGGTGTGA
- a CDS encoding permease prefix domain 1-containing protein → MPRCEDVLVDEHLRELSARLQGPARLKSDLLTEARHGLLDAVEAYRESGVPPTEAQRRAVVEFGSPAQLLPSWQAELAVGALRGLSLRMLAIAGVGVAAGDLTWRGSSWSDGPRPPAGYVLLSNSVDWIWAGSLLLAVAGLLVVAASARSTRPGLAVAQRAVGAGLTAMLALGMVAGCALFTWSLSLWDAALHWPPMIIGGVLVGGAFFSLTRATRGWLLAIAR, encoded by the coding sequence ATGCCGCGCTGCGAAGACGTGTTGGTCGACGAACACCTGCGGGAGTTGAGCGCCCGGTTGCAGGGGCCGGCGCGACTCAAGTCCGACCTGCTGACCGAAGCCCGGCACGGGCTGTTGGACGCCGTCGAGGCGTACCGCGAGAGCGGTGTGCCGCCCACGGAGGCGCAGCGCCGGGCGGTGGTCGAGTTCGGCTCGCCGGCGCAGCTCCTCCCCTCCTGGCAGGCCGAGCTGGCGGTCGGCGCCCTGCGCGGGCTCTCGCTGCGGATGCTGGCGATCGCCGGCGTGGGGGTGGCTGCCGGCGACCTGACCTGGCGGGGGTCGAGCTGGAGTGACGGCCCACGACCCCCGGCCGGCTATGTGCTGCTCTCCAACTCGGTCGACTGGATCTGGGCCGGTTCGCTGCTGCTCGCGGTCGCCGGTCTGCTGGTCGTCGCGGCGAGCGCCCGTTCCACCCGGCCGGGCCTGGCCGTGGCGCAACGCGCGGTGGGCGCCGGCCTGACCGCCATGCTGGCGCTTGGCATGGTGGCCGGCTGCGCCCTGTTCACCTGGTCACTCAGTCTCTGGGACGCGGCGCTGCACTGGCCGCCAATGATCATCGGTGGGGTGCTGGTGGGCGGTGCCTTCTTCTCGCTGACCCGCGCGACGCGTGGCTGGCTGCTGGCCATCGCCCGCTGA
- a CDS encoding cytochrome ubiquinol oxidase subunit I, translating to MDTLLLARLQFATTTSIHFLFVVVTLGLVTLLVGMQTAWVLTGNPKWERLTRYWGQLYVINYVLGIATGIVMEFQFGLNWSGLSRYVGNVFGAPLAIETLVAFFLESTFLGMWIFGWHRLRKGVHLALLWGVAITAYASAFWIMVANSWLQNPVGYEVRDGIAHLTDFGALLTNPSLGMAFGHVVSAALLVGGMVMAAVSAWHLIRRTTDFALFRTSLRIGVVTSALAITMVQGFGFAQFGPVGGVQPTKFGGQSPEAQALIAEWTARFGPGDYTPPVLASVGLGFMILTGFTLGCVWLLLPLLFRDWIIRLRFPLWLVLLALPLPFVAVILGWISREVGRQPWVAYGLLPTEQAVSPVGAPVMLTSLIGFSLLLGTLAVTNWVLLARHAARGAADPPLGRPPAPPGEPAHPEPALV from the coding sequence ATGGACACCCTGCTCCTCGCCCGCCTGCAGTTCGCCACCACCACCTCGATCCATTTCCTGTTCGTGGTCGTCACGCTCGGGCTGGTGACTCTGCTGGTCGGGATGCAGACCGCCTGGGTGCTCACCGGTAACCCGAAGTGGGAGCGGCTCACCCGATACTGGGGCCAGCTCTATGTGATCAACTACGTGCTCGGCATCGCCACCGGCATCGTGATGGAGTTCCAGTTCGGGCTGAACTGGAGTGGCCTGTCGCGCTACGTCGGCAACGTCTTCGGCGCACCGCTGGCCATCGAGACGCTTGTGGCGTTCTTCCTCGAGTCCACGTTCCTCGGGATGTGGATCTTCGGCTGGCACCGACTCCGCAAGGGTGTCCACCTCGCGTTGCTCTGGGGTGTGGCGATCACCGCGTACGCGTCGGCGTTCTGGATCATGGTGGCCAACTCCTGGCTGCAGAACCCGGTCGGTTACGAGGTACGCGACGGGATCGCCCACCTCACCGACTTCGGCGCGCTGCTCACCAACCCCAGTCTCGGCATGGCGTTCGGGCACGTGGTCTCGGCGGCGTTGCTGGTCGGCGGGATGGTGATGGCGGCGGTCAGCGCATGGCATCTGATCCGGCGTACCACCGACTTCGCGCTCTTCCGCACCTCGCTGCGGATCGGCGTGGTCACGTCGGCGCTGGCGATCACCATGGTGCAGGGCTTCGGCTTCGCCCAGTTCGGCCCGGTCGGCGGGGTGCAGCCGACCAAGTTCGGCGGCCAGAGCCCGGAGGCCCAGGCGCTGATCGCCGAGTGGACAGCCCGGTTCGGCCCCGGCGACTACACCCCACCGGTGCTGGCCAGCGTCGGGCTGGGCTTCATGATCCTGACCGGCTTCACGCTCGGCTGCGTCTGGCTGCTGCTGCCCCTGCTCTTCCGGGACTGGATCATCCGACTGCGCTTCCCGCTCTGGCTGGTCCTGCTGGCCCTGCCGCTGCCGTTCGTCGCGGTGATCCTCGGCTGGATCTCGCGGGAGGTCGGCCGCCAACCCTGGGTGGCGTACGGGCTGCTCCCCACCGAGCAGGCGGTGTCCCCGGTCGGCGCCCCCGTGATGCTCACCTCGCTGATCGGCTTCAGCCTGCTGCTGGGCACCCTCGCCGTCACCAACTGGGTGCTGCTCGCCCGGCACGCGGCGCGCGGCGCGGCCGACCCGCCGCTCGGCCGCCCTCCGGCGCCGCCCGGTGAGCCGGCCCACCCCGAACCCGCCCTCGTCTGA
- a CDS encoding DNA primase, whose translation MGNPKHTEVSVARQSPQRPDADEPELDDTTGAAEPDQASASVDRSLWDELHIDPVEIALPAGTGFTLRAYRPASSLTPTDVTERDQDDPFLARRQVIEEEDDDETVVILDEELAEEFADSDEDESTRRRAATADTDADDEADEAVADEADDEEVPVFLSHRGKLLLFKTPESLVSFIRSGAPNDLSQLDSWNELSERVEPADIAPLDEDTYELDLVVENLRGGHDTWDSTLLIEAGEVARDISYALRLPAVLDMLSAGSSLDDLDEGLRATANGGIGAFMGRRRLKKIGAQTASLGWRTIVGKISAVVDWRD comes from the coding sequence GTGGGCAACCCGAAGCACACGGAGGTCAGCGTGGCCCGCCAGTCGCCCCAACGGCCCGACGCCGACGAGCCCGAGCTCGACGACACCACCGGCGCAGCCGAGCCAGATCAGGCGTCGGCCTCGGTCGACCGTTCACTCTGGGACGAGCTGCACATCGACCCGGTGGAGATCGCCCTGCCCGCCGGCACCGGCTTCACCCTGCGGGCGTACCGGCCCGCCAGCTCGCTGACGCCGACCGACGTGACCGAACGCGACCAGGACGACCCGTTCCTCGCCCGCCGTCAGGTCATCGAGGAGGAGGACGACGACGAGACCGTCGTCATCCTCGACGAGGAGTTGGCCGAGGAGTTCGCCGACAGCGACGAGGACGAGTCGACCCGCCGCCGCGCCGCAACCGCCGACACCGACGCTGACGACGAGGCGGACGAGGCCGTCGCCGACGAGGCGGACGACGAAGAGGTGCCGGTCTTCCTCAGCCACCGCGGCAAGCTGCTGCTGTTCAAGACCCCCGAGTCGCTTGTCAGTTTCATCCGGTCCGGTGCGCCCAACGATCTGTCCCAACTGGACAGCTGGAATGAATTGTCCGAACGGGTGGAGCCGGCAGATATCGCGCCGCTCGACGAGGACACCTACGAGCTCGACCTGGTCGTGGAGAACCTCCGCGGCGGCCACGACACGTGGGATTCGACCCTGCTGATCGAGGCCGGCGAGGTCGCACGTGACATCTCGTACGCATTGCGGCTGCCTGCGGTGCTCGACATGCTCTCCGCCGGCTCCAGCCTCGACGATCTGGACGAAGGGCTGCGTGCCACCGCCAACGGTGGGATCGGCGCTTTCATGGGTCGCCGACGGCTCAAGAAGATCGGGGCACAGACCGCGAGTTTGGGTTGGCGCACCATTGTCGGCAAGATCTCTGCGGTGGTGGACTGGCGCGACTGA
- a CDS encoding cytochrome d ubiquinol oxidase subunit II, producing MDLAWYALLGLFFASYLVLAGYDYGVGLLLARGGGPAERRAALTALGPFFLGNEVWLVATVGILFGAFPVLEGELLAGAYPAVAGALVGVVLVTAGVQLRSRPTDERARARWDRVVMIGSALAALGWGVLLAALLQGMPRQTDGHVAGVSHLVTPFAAAVGLAMVALVAVHGATFLTLRLPRADAAVVGRTARRLVPVALTAVALATVVGLLSSRVRDAVQRPAVAVLLPVLLVAALLAARAALARRRPGWALIATGAALALPVALVGAALWPYVLVSTTDPGASLTVADAAASAPTLRLLGWVALPLLPALLGFQAMCWWVFRGRTDGRAPVYW from the coding sequence GTGGACCTCGCCTGGTACGCCCTGCTCGGCCTCTTCTTCGCCAGCTACCTGGTACTCGCCGGCTACGACTACGGCGTCGGGCTGCTGCTCGCGCGGGGCGGTGGCCCGGCCGAGCGGCGAGCGGCGCTCACCGCGCTCGGCCCGTTCTTCCTCGGCAACGAGGTCTGGCTGGTGGCCACCGTCGGCATCCTGTTCGGCGCGTTCCCGGTGTTAGAGGGTGAGTTGCTCGCCGGCGCCTATCCGGCCGTCGCCGGTGCCCTGGTCGGCGTCGTTCTGGTCACCGCCGGGGTGCAACTGCGCAGCCGGCCCACCGACGAGCGGGCCCGCGCCCGCTGGGACCGTGTCGTGATGATCGGCAGCGCCCTCGCCGCGCTGGGCTGGGGTGTGCTGCTCGCCGCGCTGCTGCAGGGCATGCCCCGCCAGACCGACGGGCACGTCGCCGGAGTGTCGCATCTGGTCACGCCCTTCGCGGCAGCCGTCGGGCTGGCCATGGTGGCCCTGGTCGCGGTGCACGGTGCGACCTTCCTCACTCTGCGACTGCCGAGGGCCGACGCCGCCGTGGTCGGCCGCACGGCCCGTCGGCTGGTGCCGGTGGCGCTCACCGCGGTCGCCCTGGCCACCGTCGTGGGCCTGCTCTCCAGCCGGGTACGCGACGCGGTCCAGCGGCCGGCTGTGGCCGTACTCCTGCCGGTGCTGCTCGTGGCGGCGCTGCTGGCGGCCCGTGCGGCGCTGGCGCGGCGGCGGCCGGGGTGGGCCCTGATCGCCACCGGCGCGGCCCTGGCGCTGCCGGTGGCGCTGGTCGGCGCGGCCCTCTGGCCCTACGTGCTGGTGTCCACGACCGATCCGGGCGCCTCGCTGACGGTGGCCGACGCGGCCGCAAGCGCACCGACACTGCGGCTGCTCGGCTGGGTGGCGCTGCCGCTGCTTCCGGCCCTACTAGGCTTCCAGGCGATGTGCTGGTGGGTTTTCCGAGGACGGACCGACGGTAGGGCACCGGTGTACTGGTGA
- a CDS encoding BlaI/MecI/CopY family transcriptional regulator has protein sequence MTRLGDLERAVMDVLWDVVPGTSDGVTVREVADALDGRELAYTTVMTVLDRLAGKGMVQREREGRAWRYRPAASREAHIAQLMLDALDLGGSRDAALVRFARSVTGTEAEVLRAALGSEAGLTGPDTTAGGTGAAGPGRAESGAELTDRVDGPAGRRPAGEAAER, from the coding sequence GTGACTCGGTTGGGCGATCTTGAGCGTGCGGTGATGGACGTGTTGTGGGACGTGGTCCCCGGCACGTCGGATGGCGTGACCGTGCGCGAGGTGGCCGACGCGCTCGACGGCCGCGAGTTGGCGTACACCACGGTGATGACCGTGTTGGACCGGCTCGCCGGCAAGGGCATGGTGCAGCGCGAGCGGGAGGGTCGGGCCTGGCGGTACCGGCCAGCCGCCAGCCGCGAGGCGCACATCGCCCAACTCATGCTCGATGCCCTCGACCTGGGCGGCAGCCGGGACGCCGCGCTGGTGCGCTTCGCCCGCTCGGTCACCGGCACCGAGGCCGAGGTGCTGCGGGCGGCCCTGGGGAGCGAAGCCGGCCTGACCGGGCCGGACACCACCGCCGGTGGCACGGGCGCCGCCGGACCGGGTCGGGCCGAGTCGGGCGCCGAGTTGACCGACCGGGTGGACGGGCCGGCGGGCCGGCGACCTGCCGGCGAGGCAGCGGAGCGGTAG